The genomic interval atgtctatgatctcacactaaagccagcaaccccgcactcaagctggatgagcctgcgctcaagccagcgacctcggggtttcgaacctgggtcctctgcgtcccagtccgacactctatctactacgccactccctggtcaggctaaccctCTTTCTTAATCCTTGGGAGCGGACCTTTCTTTCCCATTCCTCTTTCATTATGGAGGGACCGCCACTCAAGCGGCATCACGAGTTCTCCTTCCCCTCACTCACTCCTGATCCAAGAAATGGGAGTGACTTTCTGGTGGGTTTGCAGGAAAGATCAGCCCTTACATagctcaccccttcctctctcttgagCTGTCCCTCAGTAGGGAAGTCACACTCTCTGGTTTATGGAAACAGCTGTCTATCACTGCCCGCACCTGTTCCTGGAGACTGCATCAAGTTCAAAGATGAGTCTTAGCAAGCCCACGTGGCTCACAGATTCTAACTCCTTCTCAAGCAGCTTTATGGGTAATAATAGTGATATTCTGTTGCCATTTTCCTGGCTCTTGTGTTTATTCTTCAGCTGGTTCCTAATGGAGGTGGGGAAAAGAAGGGTGACATTAGTCAGTCTCTCAAACCCCAAGCACAACCAGGCCTTCCAGTGTTTGGAAGGTCATGATCTGGTTTCCCATCAAACACCTCGGCCAAGGTCTCCAGGCCATTCGGTCACGCCCCCTCCTCAGGATTCCCTGGCTTGCCCATACCCTCTGGGCATGCTGTCTAGGACCCTCTAAAATGTTGGCCCAGAACTAAGCACCTGACCACTCCAGGTGTGGCCTGGGGCACACCAATCACAGGACAGTGCCTCTCTTCTCCCAATTCCCATGAACACCGCCATGTCTGGGCCGTCACTCCATGCTGGACCTGCAGTAGACACAAGTCCTTTCCTACATGAATCAGCATGAGGTCCAGTTTCCTCTGCACAGGACAGGTGATTTTGTGAACCTCTTCTTATAGTTGGCCAAAAAATTTCTCCTCCGAAGGTACATTTGTAAACACATACACCGGCATCCCCTACAAGGTTTAAGGTTTAGGaatcattcacacacacacacacacacacacacacacacactcacaataaGCAATCCCTTCTGCCGGAACTCATCTCAGCAATTCAGTATGCTAATATTTTATCTACTCGGGTAATATTTAGCAGACAATCATAAGGCTTCCAGAAATACTACATCATGGTGAAGAGCACAGCCTCTGAAGTTAGACATTCCTAGGTTCAAATCTCAACTCTACCAtttatcagctgtgtgaccttgggcgagttgcttagcctctctgagcttttAGTTTTCTCAGAATCCTAAAGTGAAGGTTATAATAGAACCTACCTTCAAAGGGCCAAGCCTGGCACCTCGAATGTATCGTATTCTTGATAACTATAACCTAGTATTAGCAGTAGGAGCAGCAGTAGTAATAATATTAGTAACATTAGTAGTTTTATTATTACCACTTCAGCTAAATCTTCCAAAGTAGAAATGGCCTAAATTTAGAATAGGAATTCAGCCCTTCAAGGAGGTGGTTGATAGAGGGATATGCAACTAACGATGGGTCGCAGGGTCCTTTTGTGAAGTTCACCTTGGGGGTTCCAGGTGTTCAAATCTTGCTCAGAGAGATTCTGAGAGTGGACGATGTAGCACCGGAACGATGTCTGCTCCATGGGTCAGACGTGGAGATCAGATTCACTATTCACAACCCCaccctctaagtcaggggtccccaaactacggcccgcggacctcatgcagccccgaggccatttatccggcccccgccgcacttccggaaggggcacctctttcattggtggtcagtgaaaggagcaaagttcccattgaaatactggtcagtttgttgatttaaatttatttgttctttattttaaatattgtatttgttcccattttttttttttttttttactttaaaataagatatgtgcagtgtgcatagggatttgttcatagttttttttatagtccggccctccaacggtctgagggacagtgaactggccccctgtgtaaaaagtttggggacccctgctctaagtgctGTGACTTCAGTGCCCTGAGCTCGTGTGACTCCGCCCTTTGGGGCTCTAATAAGCTCTGTCGATCTGATTGGACAGTCTGCAGACTAACTGGAGAGGAGGTCAAGTTGGACAAAGGCAGCAAAGAAAAGTGAGAGGTGACTGCCTAACAGTCCGAGTAGACAGAAAAGCCAACTGGGAGAAAGTAAGAACAGCAAAACTAAGGCAACCTGAGACCATTCAGTGCCAGGGCGAACGGCTGAGCCCTGAGTAGACCATGCCCTGAGTAACAAACCACGAGAGCCTTGAGACATTAAAGGGTAAATCTGTACAACACAATCAGTTtaagaagagttaaaaaaaaaaaaaaaaagtgatacatttGAGCACTGTTACCATTACAAACAGGAAAACCATTAAAGGTGAACGTTACTGGTGTCTGTGTATGGTGGGGCCCCTCCTTCTTTGGCGATGCTGGATAAACGAAGCTTCGTGGAAAGAACGTACCGGGGTCTTTTCGCCTCTCAGCAAGGTGTTATTTGGGTGGAAGGAAAGCAATAGGAATGGGGAAAGGGGATCCCAAGGATAGAGGCACTTAGGGTTTCCATTGAAACCCACTGAAAAAAATCTATTGGCTGTTGAGTGGGAAGCGTGGCTCCTCCCCCCGGAGGCGGAGGCGTCAGTTCCTCCGGACCTTCCTGGGGAGGTTGGGTGCCTGGCGGCTCCTGCCCAGCAAGATGCCCTCCAGCCGCCTGCAGTGCTCCCGGAGCTGCTTCTCACGGGGCAGCAGGAAGGTGAGGACCTTGTTCCGCACGATGCCCcggtcctcctcctccctcagccgCTGCTTCACCCGGGCCGCCTGCTCCTCCTGCTGCGCCAGGGCCGCGTTCATCTTACAGAAGGCGTCCTCCAGGCAATGGATGGCCTTCGAGGCCTCGTTCTTAAAGTCCTCCAGCTCCCGCTGCACGGCGGCCACCTTCTGCTGCAGGATCTCCAAGTCAGGTGGAGGCAGGAGGCCGGAGGGACCCGACGCAGGGAGGGAAAAGTCCCCGGACTGGAGGCCACTCTCCACCATCTTCTTCCCTTGTAAGGTGTTCACCTTCATGAGAATGGACCCCGCCTGGTAGAGTGGTTCCATAGTCTTTCTTCCCGTTGGGACAAAGGGAGGGCACTAAGCCAGGTCAGCCAGGTTTTCTCTGGGgccggggtggggcggggtggggtgaggggtgggtaCAGACTAGAGACAATCATCTGGAGTGGGGAAACCTATGTATTGTGACATCAGGGCCTCTTCAGCCAATCAGGAAGAAAAACCACAATCCATTCATTTGCATACTTTAGTCCACTTGATTGGTTTTCAGAGCTTTGTCTGCTTATCTATCCAAAAAGTATAGGTATCTAACTGTCGCTCCTGAGATGTAGATTCTGATCGTTTGATCAACTCATTACCCATCCAGAACCAGAGCTCGATCTCTCCTTTAACCTGAGAGacaagctgaggcccagagcaggCCAGGCCCGACTTGCTGGCCCGGAGGTTGGGTGACCTCCCCCACTGGCAGGGGGCCTGGAGGGGCTCGGCATGGTTTCTGGGCTTCAGTACCTCATTGGTGAAGCAAAAATATCGTAAAAGCCTGACTTGTcatagcgcagtggataagacaccgacctggaatgccgagtccctggtttgaaacccagactTACCCGATCAAGGctaatacaaaaagcaactactactatgaattgatgcttcctgattctgcttcctttctttctctctctaaaaatcagtaaataaaatctattaaaaatatatcataagAGATAATACCTAATCCCCCTTCTAGCtctaaaatgctataaaaaagtaatttctgATTCCAATCCATACTCTTATAATGATGTCAGAATTCTTGACAATCTTAGAAGCTGCAAGAAACGTACTGAGGTTTTGATGTGTGGTCCCAGCAGTGCAGGCTCAGGCTGTGCAGGGTGAAATCAGGTCACACTTGTTTATTCTCTAAGTATTCATCGAGTGCTCACTATGCACCAGGACCGGGGAAACAAGTGTGAGCAGGAGTGATGGGCCCCCCATTCCCTGCCCTGCCAGACCACATCTGAATGTTGACAGATGAGAAGAGACATATATATGCAGAGATGAATCTCACACTTATCTGATTACtcgaagaaaagaaaatgtttctagcCAACCTCCGTCTGGTTTAGTCCAGAACAAACCTCTACGTAGCAGAGCTCCATCTCTTGCCCAGACTTCTCTTCTGGCCTCCAACTCTAAACATCTCTCCAGCACTGTGCCTGGAGTGCAGTCCACCCAATGCTGGACTGGTCACTATTTCGTGCAAACTGGTTTTTGTCCCAAAGTTGCCATCAGGTTCATGACACCAGCCCGGGGCGGCACCCACACCGGCATCCACATGAGGAACATGGGGTCAACCTAGACCTTCACAGCCAGATGGCTCTTAGTCCTCCTGACCCCGCCACCTCTGAGCACTCTGGCGTCCAACCACCTGTGCTggggtctcagctctgccacctaCGAGCTGTGTCTCTTTGGCAGATTTACCTCACCTCCGTGAGCTCCGGTCTCCTTATCGACAGAGTTGGGACACTAATTCAGTGGTGTGCAGCTCactgggagagaaaaaagaaaaagctctgaTTTATAGCCGTTGCTGATTTTCATAGTGTAAATACTTCCAACGCGGCTTACTTCAAGCTACCGACAGGATGTCTCTGGGAAGAGGGGCGCACAGTCAGCCCGCATGAGCCTGTTGGGACGACTCTGGAACCACAGGGCCCGTGATGAAGGCAGCTGCCTTCTCCGAGGTGCCGATTGACCTTCCTGGAGTGCCCTGCCGTGGGCATCAGAAAAGGCACTTTGCAGGGGGGGTCTATGGCTAAACTAAGGTGTACTTTTGAATCTCAAGGTGGGATAACAACTCTGAATATTGAAACCGAATGCTTGGTGGGAAGAGAACTATTGCAGGAGTCAGGAGATCTGGTGTCTGGAATTGCTGTGGGGCCACTGgtcacctcccctccctccactgaGCCTGTTCCCTCTGCTGTAATGTGAGACGGTGGGAGACAACGTCTCCGAGGTCTCTGATGGTCTAAGATCCACGCCACGCAGTCCTTTCGAACCTCTCCTGGGGCACTTAACGCCTTCTCCCTCTTTTAGTGACCTAGGACCTGGCCTTTCAGGTCCACcgccacccctcccaccccatgATGACGCAGTAAGGTCCATGAGGACTGTGCATCTCTCGTCCTATGTACCCTCAAGTGTCCTGCCTGGTGTCCTGCCCATAATGGCACTTAGAAAACTAGAAGAAATAGACATTGTTTGTAGGCGGCTCCCCCTGTCTTTCCTTCTGACATGATGACACCTACTGGTCTGAACGGAAACAGCACCTTCCATACTCCCAGACTAAGATCCGGATGGGAACTGGGTGATGTAAACAGCCTGCGGGCTTGTGGTGCGTTAATTAGGGTGTGTGCGCAggtccaataaatattttttgaatcagcgaaagaaaaaaatgtgtctctGTCTTATAGTTTCTGTCATtctttgagtctctctctctctctctctctcgcacacacacacacacacacacacacacacttactggTTCTCTGTGAATGCTGGAAGTCATAACCAAAGCTATGAAAGAAAGAAGCATAACTTAAAAAGTAATAGCAGCCTGACCTGACCAGTGgtcgcagtggttagagcatcgagctgggacgctgaggtcccaagttcgaaaccccaaggtctctggcttgagcacgggctcaccagcttgaacacaggattgatggcttgagcgtgagatcatctacatcagtggtccccaaccatttttgggccacggacggcctttagggtgggacagataaatgcacaaaataaaattatacgaccggcgtaaaaactgtggtatttttaaatataattgttgaacttacgagacaagcatcaagagtgagtcttagacggatgtcacagagggaatctggtcattttttaaaaaataaaacatcattcagacttaaatataaataaaatggaaataatgtaagttatttattctttctctgtggactggtaccaaatggcccacggaccggtaccggtccgctgcctgggggttggggaccactgatctaaatgatcccgtggttgctggtttgagcctaagggtcactgccttgaagtctaaggtcactggcttgtcttgagcccccccccctcccccgtcaaggcacatctgagaagcgattaatgaacaactaaagtgctgcaactgtgagttgaaaacacacggcctgaccaggcggtggcgcagtggatagagcgtcggactgagatgcggaagacccaggtttgagaccccgaggtcaccagcttgagcgcaggctcatctggtttgagcaaaagctcatcagtttgaacccaaggtcactggctcaagcagggggttacttggtctgctgaaggcccacggcacatatgagaaagcaatcaatgaacaactaaggtgtcgcaatgaaaaactgatgattgatgcttctcatctctctctgttcctgtttgtctgtccctatctatccctctctctgagtctctctctgtctctgtaaaaaaatttaaaaaaagaaagaaaacacacgaACAGAAATAGTGATTTCTTATTTTCCCTGGTGCTTCTTTTATGAGGTTTCAGTTCATTCCTCTTTGGAACTGGCCGGAGAGGCCCGTGTTCCCCTGAGCACCGGCCGGGATTGAGAGCAGATGGTCCTCTGTCTACAGCAGACCCCGAGCTCGGGGCTCCTGAACCTTCCCAGTGTTCTCAGTGGGGGCAACTCGCCGCTGGGCACGTGCTCTGAACGTTCACCTCCTAGAAGTGTCATCGTCCAGGCCTGTGCCTTCCTCACAGATTTCCTTCCCTGTATCCCGGGAAAGACAGCAAACTATTCATTCTCTGTGGAGTGTTAAGAAACAGGAATTCTGATCTCTCGCGGCAAGGCACCTGTGGGGCCCTGTCCGGAGCGTTTTTCTCGGTCCCTGGTCTACTTCCACAGTTCACGGGGTCCCCGTGTCTCAGAATAGTGGAGAGACGAGAGGGAGATGTCAACCCCGCAGAGGTCCAGACCCCGCTCCTGAGAACTAGAGTCAGTCTGAGTGGGAAGGGTTTCAGGAGGGACGCATGTTTTAGGAGGTCCCAGCTTGGGGACATTCCTGTCCACGTGGGTCTGCACCCCTCCCCAACGCCTGTCATGTGCCCCCTGCCCATGCCTCTGCCTGTGAAATAAACCTTGATCCTTTTTAGGATCAAGAAAAGGGACATGGCATATGTGTGCTCCTCCACGTATCTCTTCAAAAGTGAAGGGAACCCTCCAAAGCTCCTCGCATCCCGTGAGAATCACATTCACGGTCCCATTTCTGGCCCAAGTACTGGCGGGGGGCTGGAGGTCCCATCGTTGGCTAAGACTAACCACGGGGCCCCTCCTGGGCCTGAGACGGGCCTCCCAATGCAACTACCAAAGTGGGGCTCtgctcccaagcaggaaggaaaGACAGGCAACCAGCTGCGGCCTCCACAAAGACTAGTTATTATCTGAAGAGAGAACACGGCAAAAGGACCGTGCTTAATCTCCAAAAACGAACTACTAATGTCAGCTTTCAAGCAGAGCCTTCTAGGAGTTCCTTAAAACTGGTCTATTTCTCTCCATATCCAAGAAGAAAATCATGGGGGAAAGAAACCACTCAGAATTCAAAGCAATTTCTCACCAACACCAAAGAGTGTGTAGTTGGATATTTCCAAAGCAGAGAAGGTGGTGTTTGGCCCTACCCAGCACACTGTCTTCCCAGAATCCCCTGGGCCTGGGGGAGGACGCTCCACAGCCTGTGTCTCCCCAGATGTGCCCCTACCAACAAGAGCAGTCCTGCCACACTGCATCTTCAAATCCAAGCCCACGGAGGTgcccccctcctgcctcccactcatccatccatccggtCGCATATTCAAAGACATTCTTGGAGCACCTGCCCCGTGTACACTGAGCCACGGGGATGTAAGACAGTGAACGAGACAGAGAGGACCCTGTTCTCAAGCTGCTGGCATTTCAGCAGAAGGAGACACAAGAAAGTAAAGCAATCAGCAGAGGAGGTGGGTTGGGCTCGTCTCAGTGCTCTGGAGGAAATACACAGGACGAGGTGACGGAGagcctgggggaggggcgctcaggaAAACCTCTGTGAGGCGAGGGCATCTGGGGTGAGACGGGAACGGTGAAGACAGCCCAAGTTAGTGCTGGAAAGGGAACAGCAAGCTGGGGTGAGACTGGAACGGTGAAGACAGCCCAGGTTAGTGCTCCAAAGGGAACAGCAAGCGGAGCGGCCTTGAGGCAGGAACAGGCCCAGAAGTTCGGAAACAACCGGAAGgcggaggggagaagggggaggtgcaCGTCCCCAGGCCGTGGGGCTCTGGGATGGTACCCTCAGTGTGTCCCCAGTGCGCTATCAAGCGCTACTCTAGCTGTGCATGTCCACCACCCCTGCAGCTGGTATTCCAGTCTGGGGAATGGGGACAAGGCTgtgatgggggcaggggggggacCAGGATCACGAACCAAACTTGGTGCTGCTCACCTTGATTAATTAACCCAGAGCCAGGGCCCCAAGGCAGAGTGCTAAAAATACCTCCTTCCCTCCGTGAGGCGGCAGCTGCCACCCAGCAACTTTCCCCGTCGCCATTTATCATAATTTGACACTGATAAGGAGTGTCCACGGAGCTGTGTGTCTGCAAGAACAGGACTCGTCCACAGCCCGCCAGCCAGCTGGTTGGTGCGAATCGCTCTCCTACCTGAGATGGGCCCCCATCCCTGGGCCCCGCCTTGGCCACCCCTGATGCGCCCGCCACCCGCCCACCAGCTGCCGGTTGGCCTCCCTTCCTGGAACCTGAGTGGACACACCCCCCGGGTGACAGCCAAAGCATTCTGGAAAGCAGGGGTGCAACATCGGATGCCATGTTTCACACCATTGCCACCCGTGCAACTCGGCCGAGAGCCATCCATCGGAGGCCCTGCCAGCCCAGAGCGgcactttaattaaaatatgtaaaacatccCGGTGGGGGTGGCTCTGAAGACACGGGAGCAGTCGGTGGGCAGGAGCCGTGCAGGCAGCCCCACCAGTGGGCTGGCCCTTCTCCAGCCCTGGGGGCCTAGGCTGTGCCAGGAGGCTTCCCCAGTGCAGGTAGAGCACGGTGACATCCACCCAGCTCCTCCGCCAGCTCCTGCCCGGAACGTAGCCGGGACAGAACACCCACACAAGCCCACGGCCAGCACAGCGACCCCAAGAGCAGGCCAAAAAGGGCCTGGCATCACGGCAGTTGGAATATTCTATCCAACTCTCAACACTAATTTTCTTCAATGACCCATCATGAAGCTGGTACCTGGATATTTATATCAACTCTTTAGCAAAGCCATTGCTATTGCCAAGACtaatgagccccccccccccaaggctgcTCTTCCTTCAGACCGCCTTCCATGTGGACCGGGAGGCGGGGTTGCTTTATCTCAGGCGGGGGGCGAGGGTGAGGGGAAGTGTTTTTGCACAAAGGTCAAATCAGAAAAACGATAGGCCAAAGTTTATCATCCCAACCTTTTCTTAAAATCAGAAAAGGCAATTCTTTTAAGCATCCTTGTTCT from Saccopteryx leptura isolate mSacLep1 chromosome 2, mSacLep1_pri_phased_curated, whole genome shotgun sequence carries:
- the CCDC182 gene encoding coiled-coil domain-containing protein 182 — translated: MEPLYQAGSILMKVNTLQGKKMVESGLQSGDFSLPASGPSGLLPPPDLEILQQKVAAVQRELEDFKNEASKAIHCLEDAFCKMNAALAQQEEQAARVKQRLREEEDRGIVRNKVLTFLLPREKQLREHCRRLEGILLGRSRQAPNLPRKVRRN